The nucleotide sequence TCGACCAGGGGGACGGCGACCGCGCCGGGGACGTCGGCGGCGAAGCCTCGGGGCAGGAGGGTCAGGCCGTGTCCGGCGGCGGCGAGGGCCGTGAGCGTGCGCAGGTCGGTGCCCTCGTAGCGCAGGGCGGTGCGGACGCCGCCGGTACCGCTCGCGGTGCGGAGCCGGTCCAGCGGGAGGCCCGCGCCGGGCGCGTCGAGCCAGCGGGCGTCGACGAGGTCGGCGAGGCGGAGCCCGGGGCGGCGGGCGAGGGGGTGGCCGGCGGGGAGGAGCACGCAGACGGGTTCCTCCCCGATGCCCCGGGTGGTCAGGGGTGCCACGTCGGGGAGCCGGAGGGGGTCGCTGGGTGCGGCGAGCCCGTCGACCAGGCCCAGGTCCGCGGCGCCCGTGGCGACGGCCGCCGGGATCTCGTCGCGGGCGAGGGTCCGCAGGGTCACGCCCGCGGCGGGCAGCGCGGCGATCGTACGGGGGCCGAGCGCCGTCGGGGTCGCCGCGAGCGTCAGCCCGTGCTCGGGTGCCGCCGCCATCCGTACGACGTCGGCACGGGCCGCCTCCAGGCGCAGCAGCAGGGGCCCGGCGTGTTCGAGGAGCCGCTCGCCCGCGACCGTGGGGGCGACGGGGCGCCGGGTCAGCAGCGCG is from Streptomyces sp. NBC_01314 and encodes:
- a CDS encoding LysR family transcriptional regulator, which translates into the protein MDPHLLRTYVTVARLASFSEAARALGYTQSAVSQHIAALEQDLGAALLTRRPVAPTVAGERLLEHAGPLLLRLEAARADVVRMAAAPEHGLTLAATPTALGPRTIAALPAAGVTLRTLARDEIPAAVATGAADLGLVDGLAAPSDPLRLPDVAPLTTRGIGEEPVCVLLPAGHPLARRPGLRLADLVDARWLDAPGAGLPLDRLRTASGTGGVRTALRYEGTDLRTLTALAAAGHGLTLLPRGFAADVPGAVAVPLVEPRLVHRTEIVHGGTPGGAAAALVRELTGPEPVRGPM